A genomic window from Brassica oleracea var. oleracea cultivar TO1000 chromosome C8, BOL, whole genome shotgun sequence includes:
- the LOC106307873 gene encoding endoplasmic reticulum-Golgi intermediate compartment protein 3-like has translation MAGILNKLRNLDAYPKINEDFYSRTLSGGVITLVSSVVMFLLFFSELRLYLHSVTETKLVVDTSRGETLRINFDMTFPALACSILSVDAMDISGELHLDVKHDVIKRRLDSHGNIIESRQDGIGAAKIEKPLQKHGGRLEHNETYCGSCYGAEAEEHDCCNSCEDVREAYRKKGWGVTNPDLIDQCKREGFLQRVKDEEGEGCNIYGFLEVNKVAGNFHFAPGKSFHQAGVHVHDLLAFQKDSFNISHKINRLTFGDYFPGVVNPLDKVQWSQDTPNAMYQYFIKVVPTVYTDISGHTIQSNQFSVTEHVKSSEAGQLQSLPGVFFFYDLSPIKVTFTEEHISFLHFLTNVCAIVGGVFTVSGIIDAFIYHGQKAIKKKIEIGKFS, from the exons ATGGCGGGGATCCTGAATAAATTGCGGAATCTGGATGCTTATCCAAAGATCAATGAGGATTTTTACAGCCGTACGTTATCCGGCGGCGTTATCACCCTCGTCTCCTCCGTTGTTATGTTCCTTCTCTTCTTCTCCGAGCTAC GATTATATCTTCATAGCGTTACCGAGACGAAGCTCGTGGTGGATACTTCTAGAGGAGAGACGTTACGCATCAAT TTTGATATGACTTTTCCTGCTCTAGCATGTTCCATTCTAAGTGTTGATGCTATGGATATTAGTGGAGAGCTGCATCTTGACGTG AAACACGATGTCATTAAGAGAAGACTAGATTCTCATGGTAACATTATAGAATCAAGACAGGACGGTATAGGCGCTGCAAAG ATTGAGAAGCCACTGCAGAAACATGGTGGTAGGCTGGAACATAATGAGACTTACTGTGGTTCTTGCTATGGTGCTGAAGCG GAAGAGCATGACTGCTGCAATTCATGTGAGGATGTTCGTGAAGCATATAGAAAAAAAGGGTGGGGTGTTACAAATCCAGATTTGATTGATCAG TGTAAACGAGAAGGTTTCTTACAAAGAGTAAAGGATGAAGAAGGTGAAGGATGTAATATCTATGGGTTCTTGGAGGTGAATAAAGTGGCGGGAAACTTCCACTTTGCTCCCGGGAAAAGCTTTCATCAGGCGGGCGTTCACGTTCATGATCTTCTTGCTTTTCAGAAAGACAGTTTTAAC ATAAGTCACAAGATCAATCGACTGACTTTTGGGGACTACTTTCCTGGTGTCGTGAACCCTCTTGACAA AGTCCAGTGGAGTCAAGACACACCCAATGCTATGTACCAATATTTTATCAAG GTTGTACCAACAGTATACACAGATATCAGTGGACACACAATTCAATCAAATCAG TTCTCAGTGACCGAACATGTTAAGAGCTCAGAAGCAGGTCAACTGCAATCCTTACCAGGAGTTTTCTTCTTCTATGATCTCTCTCCAATCAAG GTAACCTTCACAGAGGAGCATATATCGTTCTTGCACTTCTTGACTAATGTCTGTGCCATAGTTGGAG GTGTTTTCACGGTGTCTGGGATAATAGATGCGTTTATATATCATGGTCAAAAAGCAATCAAGAAGAAGATAGAAATCGGTAAATTTAGCTGA
- the LOC106308561 gene encoding ATPase 1, plasma membrane-type-like → MTGDGVNDAPALKKADIGIDVADATDAARGASDIVLTEPGLSVIICVVLTSRAIFQRMKNYTIYAVSITIRIVFGFMLIALIWEFVFSAFMVLIIGILNDGTIMTISKDRVKPSPTPDSWKLKEIFATGIVLGGYQAVMNVVFFWTIHKTNFFSSAHFLFIFCSIRDNNDELMGAVYLQVSIISQALIFVTRSRSWSFVERPGALLMIAFVIAQLVSLIGR, encoded by the exons ATGACTGGTGATGGTGTCAACGATGCTCCTGCATTGAAGAAAGCTGACATTGGTATTGATGTGGCCGATGCTACAGATGCTGCTCGTGGTGCTTCAGATATTGTTCTCACTGAACCTGGATTGAGTGTTATCATCTGTGTAGTGCTCACTAGCAGAGCTATCTTCCAGAGAATGAAGAACTACACC ATTTATGCAGTGTCAATCACAATCCGTATTGTT TTTGGTTTCATGCTTATTGCTCTGATATGGGAATTTGTCTTCTCAGCGTTCATGGTTTTGATTATTGGCATCCTTAATGACG GTACCATCATGACAATCTCAAAGGATAGAGTCAAGCCATCTCCCACACCTGATAGCTGGAAGCTCAAAGAAATTTTCGCCACCGGTATTGTGCTGGGAGGTTACCAAGCCGTTATGAATGTTGTTTTCTTCTGGACGATTCACAAGACCAACTTTTTCTCATCAGCTCATTTTCTTTTCATCTTTTGT TCAATCAGGGACAACAATGATGAGCTAATGGGTGCTGTGTACCTTCAAGTTAGTATCATCAGTCAAGCGCTCATCTTCGTCACGAGGTCAAGGAGCTGGTCGTTCGTTGAACGTCCTGGGGCGCTTCTGATGATTGCTTTCGTCATTGCACAACTTGTATCATTAATCGGCCGATAA